One genomic window of Arachis stenosperma cultivar V10309 chromosome 10, arast.V10309.gnm1.PFL2, whole genome shotgun sequence includes the following:
- the LOC130956453 gene encoding F-box/kelch-repeat protein At3g06240-like: MTKRINYKNDLPNELIMEILTRLPVKSLMRFKCVSKSWFAIISNDSFAKSHFERSASSSHRILCHGDGELRSIDPDLLFHKDPHTIKLSIPYSLSAYVRIQGSCRGFIMLQEFPDLVIWNPSTGVNKRISYDHLSPGNLESGIILDSFMFGFGYDARRDDYLAIIVWCDVNGRRFLEYFSMRINKWERVEIALPRPSMDAAASLSSPGYYLNGAIHWDTSSDSILAFDMIEREFFEIPLPEPLGKEFMSCCLELLGGFLCLCVWRESKKTEIWVMKEYGVASSWTVYRIPESNFDPLYFTKSDEIIGFPSLGGLAKYDEKGELRECMENWNYEYHFWMYLESLLSLPSSSGIAWKEE; this comes from the coding sequence ATGACGAAGAGAATCAATTACAAAAATGACCTTCCAAATGAGTTGATAATGGAAATCCTTACGAGGCTTCCTGTTAAATCTCTCATGCGATTCAAGTGCGTGTCTAAGTCATGGTTTGCCATAATCTCCAATGACAGCTTTGCGAAATCACACTTCGAACGCTCTGCTTCGTCAAGCCACAGAATTCTCTGCCATGGAGACGGTGAACTTAGATCCATTGATCCAGATCTGTTGTTCCATAAAGATCCTCATACAATCAAGCTCTCTATTCCGTATTCCTTATCCGCTTATGTCAGAATTCAAGGTTCTTGCAGAGGTTTCATAATGCTGCAGGAATTTCCTGATCTCGTCATATGGAATCCATCAACAGGCGTAAACAAAAGAATTTCATATGATCACTTATCGCCAGGTAATCTTGAATCTGGAATAATATTAGATTCATTTATGTTTGGTTTCGGATACGATGCTAGGAGAGATGACTACTTGGCAATTATTGTGTGGTGTGATGTTAATGGGAGAAGATTCTTGGAGTATTTCTCCATGAGAATCAATAAATGggagagagttgagattgcgcTGCCGCGGCCTAGCATGGATGCTGCTGCATCATTATCATCACCTGGATACTACTTAAATGGTGCTATTCACTGGGACACTTCAAGCGATTCCATTCTGGCCTTTGATATGATTGAAAGAGAGTTTTTCGAGATTCCGTTGCCGGAACCATTGGGAAAAGAATTCATGTCTTGTTGTTTGGAGTTACTGGGAGGATTTCTGTGCTTGTGTGTTTGGAGAGAGAGCAAGAAAACTGAGATATGGGTGATGAAGGAATATGGAGTGGCATCGTCATGGACGGTGTATAGGATCCCTGAAAGCAACTTTGATCCTTTATACTTTACTAAAAGTGATGAAATTATTGGATTCCCTAGCCTTGGAGGGTTAGCAAAATATGATGAGAAAGGAGAGCTAAGAGAGTGTATGGAAAATTGGAATTATGAGTATCATTTCTGGATGTATTTGGAGAGTCTACTATCACTCCCTAGCAGCTCTGGCATAGCATGGAAGGAAGAATGA